The following proteins come from a genomic window of Pyxidicoccus sp. MSG2:
- a CDS encoding PaaI family thioesterase has protein sequence MDALLQLGRQVLGQQSFSTLLGTELTHLSPGDAVLELRLKDDLRQQNGFAHGGVLSYLADNALTFAGGTAMQVPVVTSEFKINYVRPAVGLRLIARARAVHAGKRQAVCHCDIFALSEKGETLVAVAQGTIAAMPPREET, from the coding sequence ATGGACGCGCTGCTGCAACTCGGTCGACAGGTGCTCGGACAGCAGTCCTTCAGCACGTTGCTGGGAACGGAGTTGACGCATCTGTCGCCGGGCGACGCCGTGCTCGAGCTCCGCCTGAAGGACGACCTGCGCCAGCAGAACGGCTTCGCCCACGGCGGCGTGCTGAGCTACCTGGCGGACAACGCCCTCACCTTCGCGGGCGGCACGGCGATGCAGGTGCCTGTCGTCACGTCGGAGTTCAAGATCAACTACGTCCGTCCGGCCGTCGGCCTTCGCCTCATCGCGCGAGCCCGCGCGGTGCATGCGGGGAAGCGCCAGGCCGTGTGCCACTGCGACATCTTCGCCCTCTCCGAGAAGGGCGAGACGCTGGTGGCCGTGGCCCAGGGCACCATCGCCGCCATGCCCCCGCGCGAGGAGACCTGA
- a CDS encoding protein phosphatase 2C domain-containing protein produces the protein MRIRIEAVSLQKEGNQPSENEDAYAPESAGASGVAPLLAAVADGATESLFSGHWARLLSGAFASGEVTDAAGLLAVLPELQRRWHAHVGAKPLPWYAEEKLREGAFATLLGVRLMAPPTADGPGMWEALAVGDSCLFQLRREGLLRSFPLEQSAAFGSTPFLISTHAHQNGRVGAQVRVASGALRDGDTLFLMTDALACWFLAEHERGQAPWTELPGSLSGEGRAAFEALIGRLRARKAIRNDDVTLLQLFVEK, from the coding sequence GTGCGCATCCGCATCGAAGCCGTCTCGCTGCAGAAGGAGGGCAACCAGCCCTCCGAGAACGAGGACGCGTACGCTCCCGAAAGCGCGGGCGCCTCCGGTGTCGCGCCACTCCTCGCGGCCGTCGCGGATGGCGCGACGGAGAGCCTCTTCTCCGGCCACTGGGCCCGGCTGCTTTCAGGGGCCTTCGCGAGCGGCGAAGTCACAGACGCGGCAGGACTTCTCGCCGTCCTTCCCGAGCTCCAGCGTCGGTGGCACGCGCACGTCGGTGCCAAACCACTTCCCTGGTACGCGGAGGAGAAGCTCCGAGAGGGCGCCTTCGCCACGCTCCTGGGCGTGCGGCTGATGGCGCCGCCCACGGCGGATGGCCCCGGTATGTGGGAAGCGCTCGCGGTGGGGGACTCGTGCCTCTTCCAGCTCCGGCGGGAAGGGCTCCTGCGCAGCTTCCCCCTGGAGCAGTCCGCTGCGTTCGGCTCCACGCCGTTCCTCATCTCCACGCATGCGCACCAGAACGGGCGCGTGGGCGCGCAGGTGCGGGTGGCCTCGGGAGCGCTGCGGGACGGCGACACGCTCTTCCTGATGACGGACGCGCTGGCGTGCTGGTTCCTCGCGGAGCACGAGCGCGGGCAGGCCCCCTGGACGGAACTTCCCGGCTCGCTATCGGGAGAGGGCAGGGCCGCGTTCGAGGCGCTCATCGGCCGGCTGCGCGCGCGCAAGGCCATCCGCAATGATGACGTGACGCTCCTCCAGCTCTTCGTGGAGAAGTGA
- a CDS encoding VWA domain-containing protein codes for MAYSAEISRTNPACILILIDQSGSMEEPFSGSQRRKADGVADVTNRLLQNLVVRCAREEGIRDYFHLGVLGYGGEVGPAFRGPLAGRSLVPVSEIGHAPARLEERTREREDGMGGLVREKVRFPIWFESVANGATPMCQALGRATSLVGDWVRRYPEGFPPIVVNISDGQPTDGDPTAIASELRGLRTTDGEVLLLNVHLSAHPSTPIQFPSSDTGLPDAHARLLFQLSSPLTPGMLSAAREEGLQVGDGARGFVFNADIISLIKFLNIGTRPSNLR; via the coding sequence ATGGCGTACTCGGCGGAGATCAGCCGGACCAATCCAGCGTGCATCCTCATCCTCATCGACCAGTCCGGGTCCATGGAGGAGCCGTTCAGCGGCTCCCAGCGGCGCAAGGCGGACGGAGTGGCGGACGTCACCAACCGGCTCCTGCAGAACCTGGTCGTCCGGTGCGCGCGCGAGGAGGGCATTCGCGACTATTTCCATCTGGGCGTGCTGGGCTACGGCGGAGAGGTGGGGCCCGCCTTCCGGGGACCGCTCGCGGGGCGGAGCCTCGTGCCCGTCAGCGAGATTGGCCACGCTCCGGCGCGGCTGGAGGAGCGCACGCGCGAGCGTGAGGACGGCATGGGCGGACTGGTGCGCGAGAAGGTCCGCTTCCCCATCTGGTTCGAGTCGGTGGCCAACGGCGCCACGCCCATGTGCCAGGCGCTCGGCCGCGCGACGAGCCTCGTGGGTGACTGGGTGCGCCGGTATCCCGAGGGCTTCCCGCCCATCGTGGTGAACATCTCCGACGGGCAGCCCACCGACGGGGACCCCACGGCGATTGCGTCCGAGTTGCGCGGGCTGCGCACCACGGACGGCGAGGTGCTGCTGCTCAACGTGCACCTGTCCGCGCACCCGTCCACGCCCATCCAGTTCCCCAGCTCGGACACGGGGCTGCCGGACGCGCACGCGCGGCTCCTCTTCCAACTCTCCAGCCCGCTGACGCCGGGCATGCTGTCAGCCGCGCGCGAGGAAGGGCTCCAGGTGGGCGATGGCGCACGCGGCTTCGTCTTCAACGCGGACATCATCTCGCTCATCAAGTTCCTGAACATCGGAACGCGCCCGAGCAACCTGCGTTAG
- a CDS encoding helix-turn-helix domain-containing protein has protein sequence MSRPRLDAPRGVLQRRAPEGRIAHERFAPSPALEPFVQHYWTVRWDLRGEPPVLAETLPHPCVHLVFERGRARVMGVQTARRFRRHLRGQDRVFGIKFRPAAFQPFLGAPLSRITDRGLSLRTVFGPEAHALRDAILGEPDPRRCVVLAEDFLCKRLPLMPEETARLRDLVERLAADPTIIRMDQVAALAGLEPRKLQRRFDAAVGVSPKWVIQRYRLHEAAERLTRADVPDMASLALELGYFDQSHFIRDFKAVVGRPPARYLAEARASGPGRRR, from the coding sequence GTGAGCCGCCCCCGTCTCGACGCGCCCCGTGGCGTCCTCCAGCGCCGCGCGCCCGAGGGTCGGATTGCCCACGAGCGCTTCGCGCCCTCCCCCGCCCTGGAGCCCTTCGTCCAGCACTACTGGACGGTGCGGTGGGACCTCCGCGGCGAGCCACCTGTCCTCGCGGAGACGCTGCCGCACCCGTGCGTGCACCTGGTCTTCGAGCGGGGACGTGCCCGGGTGATGGGCGTGCAGACGGCGCGGAGATTCCGGCGGCACCTGCGCGGCCAGGACCGCGTCTTCGGCATCAAGTTTCGCCCCGCGGCCTTCCAGCCCTTCCTCGGCGCGCCGCTCTCGCGCATCACCGACCGGGGCCTCAGCCTGCGCACGGTGTTCGGCCCGGAGGCCCACGCGCTGCGGGACGCCATCCTCGGAGAGCCGGACCCGAGGCGGTGCGTGGTGCTCGCGGAGGACTTCCTCTGCAAGCGGCTGCCACTCATGCCCGAAGAGACGGCCCGGCTGAGGGACCTGGTGGAGCGGCTCGCCGCGGACCCGACCATCATCCGGATGGACCAGGTCGCCGCGCTCGCGGGACTGGAGCCGCGCAAGCTGCAGCGCCGCTTCGACGCGGCCGTCGGCGTGAGCCCCAAGTGGGTCATCCAGCGCTATCGCCTGCACGAGGCCGCCGAGCGGCTCACCCGGGCGGACGTGCCGGACATGGCGAGCCTCGCGCTGGAATTGGGGTACTTCGACCAGTCGCACTTCATCCGCGACTTCAAGGCCGTCGTGGGCCGTCCGCCGGCCCGGTACCTCGCGGAAGCGCGGGCGAGCGGGCCCGGCCGGAGGCGCTGA
- a CDS encoding DUF3224 domain-containing protein gives MTKRASGAFDVKLTPMAPDAGAEASAIGRLALDKKFHGDLEATSQGQMLAVRTPVESSAGYVALERATGSLHGRTGSFALQHSGTMTRGVSQLVLTVVPDSGTGQLEGLSGSMRIIIAGGQHAYEFDYALPSGET, from the coding sequence ATGACGAAGCGCGCGAGCGGAGCATTCGACGTCAAGCTGACCCCCATGGCCCCGGACGCGGGGGCCGAGGCCTCGGCGATTGGCCGGCTGGCCCTCGACAAGAAGTTCCACGGTGACCTGGAGGCGACCAGCCAGGGGCAGATGCTCGCCGTGAGGACACCCGTCGAGAGCTCGGCCGGGTACGTGGCCCTGGAGCGCGCCACCGGCAGCCTGCACGGCCGCACTGGCTCCTTCGCCCTCCAGCACTCGGGGACGATGACGCGCGGTGTGTCCCAGCTCGTCCTCACCGTGGTGCCGGACTCCGGCACGGGGCAGTTGGAGGGGCTCTCCGGCTCGATGCGAATCATCATCGCCGGGGGCCAGCACGCGTACGAATTCGACTACGCGCTCCCTTCCGGTGAAACCTGA
- a CDS encoding phosphotransferase, whose protein sequence is MKLPSDSDYQAAIQNPRQAFSDPELQAAVPELVETGALAGLPRPRAGNFATVYRLNHGERSFAVRCFTRPIQPDQSERYTEIIRHLSTNRMPCAVEVAFLSQGIQVHGEWFPVVKMEWVQGESLARHVEKHHASPKALFDLAAAWVELQADLRRARVAHGDLQHGNVVIAPEGLRLVDYDGMFVPALAGRRSHERGHANYQHPDRAPDFFDERLDHFSAWGVWASLVALAHEPALWARFQGGDDCLLFRKKDFVERQRSPLFQALLSSPHERVRAVASLLLDSLLTRLPHEVPPLDGAALADIQLPAAPVASRIAVKAALPPGKAPLAPTAALEVSRFMVPAPASPPVPAGVSMEDRKVANGILLAGGLSAVLAVALSPLWWVGLGLTGGLGFLWARSNFQRQGALVRRRALQASLATTQRELARVEARLQKLLNTRARREKSASARFVEQRRELDALEGEGRQALEAARLMKSRASRLEVLGLELVAVRRQCANLHWRREELERELAALGTLDFSRYLGLLLKDSPEAS, encoded by the coding sequence GTGAAGCTGCCTTCCGACAGTGACTATCAGGCGGCCATCCAGAACCCACGCCAGGCGTTCTCCGACCCGGAGCTCCAGGCCGCCGTGCCGGAGTTGGTGGAGACCGGGGCCCTGGCGGGACTGCCCCGGCCCCGCGCGGGAAACTTCGCCACCGTCTACAGGCTGAACCATGGCGAGCGCTCCTTCGCGGTGCGCTGCTTCACCCGGCCCATCCAGCCCGACCAGTCGGAGCGCTACACGGAAATCATCCGGCACCTGTCGACGAATCGGATGCCGTGCGCCGTGGAGGTCGCCTTCCTCTCCCAGGGCATCCAGGTGCACGGGGAATGGTTCCCCGTCGTGAAGATGGAGTGGGTCCAGGGCGAGTCCCTGGCCCGCCACGTCGAGAAGCACCACGCGTCGCCCAAGGCGCTGTTCGACCTGGCGGCCGCCTGGGTGGAGCTGCAGGCGGACCTGCGGCGCGCACGGGTGGCCCATGGCGACCTCCAGCATGGCAACGTCGTCATCGCTCCCGAGGGGCTCCGGCTGGTGGACTACGACGGCATGTTCGTCCCCGCCCTCGCCGGGCGCCGGAGCCACGAGCGCGGGCACGCCAACTACCAGCACCCGGACCGCGCCCCGGACTTCTTCGACGAGCGGCTGGACCACTTCTCCGCCTGGGGGGTGTGGGCCTCCCTCGTCGCCCTGGCCCACGAGCCTGCGCTCTGGGCGCGGTTCCAGGGCGGCGATGACTGCCTGCTGTTCCGCAAGAAGGACTTCGTCGAGCGCCAACGCTCCCCGCTGTTCCAGGCCCTGCTGTCCTCCCCGCACGAGCGAGTGAGGGCGGTGGCGTCCCTCTTGTTGGACTCGCTCCTGACGCGCCTTCCGCACGAGGTACCTCCCCTGGACGGCGCGGCCCTCGCGGACATCCAGCTGCCCGCGGCGCCAGTGGCCTCGCGAATCGCGGTGAAGGCGGCGCTGCCCCCGGGGAAGGCGCCTCTCGCGCCGACCGCCGCGCTCGAGGTGTCGCGCTTCATGGTCCCCGCGCCCGCGTCCCCGCCGGTGCCCGCTGGGGTGTCGATGGAGGACCGCAAGGTGGCCAACGGCATCCTGCTCGCGGGCGGCCTGTCCGCCGTCCTGGCGGTGGCCCTGTCTCCGCTGTGGTGGGTGGGGCTGGGCCTCACGGGAGGGCTGGGGTTTCTGTGGGCGCGCTCCAACTTCCAGCGACAGGGAGCCCTCGTACGGCGGAGGGCGCTCCAGGCGTCGCTCGCTACGACGCAGCGGGAGCTGGCGCGGGTGGAGGCCCGGCTCCAGAAATTGCTGAACACGCGCGCCCGTCGCGAGAAGTCCGCGAGCGCCCGGTTCGTCGAGCAGCGGCGCGAGCTGGACGCACTGGAAGGCGAGGGCCGCCAGGCGCTGGAGGCCGCACGACTTATGAAGTCCCGGGCTTCGCGCCTGGAAGTGCTGGGCTTGGAGCTCGTCGCGGTTCGTCGCCAGTGCGCCAACCTCCACTGGCGCCGCGAGGAACTGGAGCGCGAGCTGGCCGCGCTCGGCACCCTCGATTTCAGCCGCTACCTGGGCCTGCTCCTCAAGGACAGCCCGGAGGCGTCCTGA
- a CDS encoding aspartate aminotransferase family protein: MSSQPGLPALLPTYAPYPFPIHRGEEDRVYDDQGRAYLDWYGGHCVCATGHSHPRVAEAVAAQARSLLFYSTAASLPVRDAAAEKLVAFAPEAMASVFFCNSGTEANENALKIALLLTGRKRLAAFEGGWHGRTLLALSVTDDPKLTQPLADLLVPKRVLPFNDVASLASADLSDVAAVIVEPIQSMAGVRTANVEWLQALRRACDASGTLLIFDEIQTGIGRTGAPFAAQRFGVTPDLITCAKAMASGVPMGAVLMTAAVARALKSGDLGSTFGGGPLACAALSVTLDILRDERLMERALYVEALLRRELEGTVVRQIHGAGLLLGLRVGPRASALRQHLLASNILVGGSHDPEVLRLMPPLNVRDESVAALVKAIRAFQ; the protein is encoded by the coding sequence ATGTCCAGCCAGCCCGGCCTTCCGGCCCTGCTTCCGACCTACGCGCCCTATCCATTTCCCATCCACCGGGGGGAGGAGGACCGCGTCTATGACGACCAGGGGCGGGCGTACCTGGACTGGTACGGAGGGCACTGCGTCTGCGCCACCGGCCACTCCCACCCGCGAGTGGCGGAGGCGGTGGCGGCCCAGGCCCGCTCGCTCCTCTTCTATTCGACGGCGGCCTCGCTGCCGGTGCGCGACGCGGCCGCGGAGAAGCTGGTGGCCTTCGCTCCCGAGGCCATGGCGTCCGTCTTCTTCTGCAACTCGGGTACGGAAGCCAATGAGAACGCGCTGAAGATTGCGCTCCTGCTGACGGGGCGCAAACGACTGGCCGCCTTCGAGGGTGGCTGGCACGGGCGCACGCTGCTGGCGCTCTCCGTCACGGACGACCCGAAGCTGACGCAGCCCCTGGCGGACCTGCTGGTGCCCAAGCGGGTGCTGCCCTTCAACGACGTGGCCTCGCTGGCGTCGGCGGACCTGTCCGACGTGGCGGCGGTCATCGTCGAGCCCATCCAGTCCATGGCCGGGGTGCGCACGGCGAATGTCGAGTGGCTCCAGGCCCTGCGCCGCGCGTGTGACGCGAGCGGGACGCTGCTCATCTTCGATGAAATCCAGACGGGCATTGGCAGGACGGGCGCGCCATTCGCCGCCCAGCGCTTCGGCGTGACGCCGGACCTCATCACCTGCGCCAAGGCCATGGCATCCGGCGTCCCCATGGGCGCGGTGCTGATGACTGCGGCGGTGGCGCGGGCCCTCAAGTCAGGAGACCTGGGCTCCACCTTCGGCGGTGGGCCGCTCGCGTGCGCCGCGCTGAGCGTCACCCTGGACATCCTCCGCGATGAGCGGCTCATGGAGCGCGCGCTCTACGTGGAGGCCCTGCTGCGCCGCGAGCTGGAGGGCACGGTGGTGCGACAGATTCACGGCGCGGGACTGTTGCTCGGTCTGAGGGTGGGCCCGCGTGCGTCGGCCCTGCGCCAGCACCTGCTCGCGTCGAACATCCTGGTGGGTGGCTCGCATGACCCCGAGGTGCTCCGCCTCATGCCGCCGCTCAACGTGCGCGACGAGTCCGTCGCCGCGCTGGTGAAGGCCATCCGCGCGTTCCAGTAG
- a CDS encoding GFA family protein produces the protein MSETQTQKTSSNLKTHAGGCRCGAVRFEAELDLTAPVSRCNCTICTKVGATSAVVKPSAFRLVSGEESVGRYSEGNSPNYRAFCKKCGIQVFGGGHVPEIGGDFRSVYVNCLDDVDLSELTIRYWDGRNNNWAAGMRAQPWPVRAQA, from the coding sequence ATGAGCGAGACCCAGACCCAGAAGACCTCCAGCAACCTGAAGACGCACGCGGGCGGCTGCCGGTGCGGCGCCGTGCGCTTCGAGGCCGAGCTGGACCTCACCGCGCCCGTCAGCCGCTGCAACTGCACCATCTGCACCAAGGTGGGGGCCACGAGCGCCGTGGTGAAGCCGAGCGCCTTCCGCCTGGTGTCCGGCGAGGAGAGCGTGGGTCGGTACAGCGAGGGGAACAGCCCCAACTACCGCGCCTTCTGCAAGAAGTGCGGCATCCAGGTCTTCGGCGGCGGCCACGTGCCGGAAATCGGCGGCGACTTCCGGAGCGTCTACGTCAACTGCCTGGATGACGTGGACCTGAGCGAGCTGACCATCCGCTACTGGGACGGCCGCAACAACAACTGGGCCGCGGGCATGCGCGCCCAGCCGTGGCCTGTCCGCGCGCAGGCCTAA
- a CDS encoding MBL fold metallo-hydrolase, which produces MKALHRKDLHGWSRFDEARNLDFHSVLWVRPEGNVVFDPLPLSTHDAAHLRSLGGVTWVVLTNSEHVRATRELVADFGAKVAGPRAESDTFPLKCDRWLADGETLVPGLEALELHGSKTPGELAFLLEDTTLLTGDLLRGHMGGRLNLLPDAKLKDAARARASVRGLLARTRIDTVLVGDGWPVFLRGRAALEELVAALPQDT; this is translated from the coding sequence ATGAAAGCCCTGCACCGCAAAGACCTCCATGGATGGTCTCGCTTCGACGAGGCGCGCAACCTGGACTTCCACAGCGTCCTCTGGGTCCGCCCTGAAGGGAACGTGGTCTTCGACCCGCTCCCGCTGTCCACCCATGATGCCGCGCACCTGCGCTCGCTGGGTGGGGTGACCTGGGTCGTGCTGACCAACTCGGAGCATGTGCGCGCCACGCGGGAGCTGGTCGCGGACTTCGGTGCGAAGGTCGCCGGCCCCCGCGCCGAGTCCGATACCTTTCCCCTGAAATGCGACCGGTGGCTCGCCGACGGCGAGACGCTCGTCCCCGGCCTGGAGGCCCTGGAGCTGCACGGCTCCAAGACGCCCGGCGAGCTGGCCTTCCTCCTGGAGGACACAACGCTGCTGACGGGAGACCTCCTTCGCGGACATATGGGCGGCCGGCTCAACCTCCTGCCGGACGCGAAGCTGAAGGACGCAGCCCGTGCGCGGGCCTCTGTCCGCGGGCTGCTGGCCAGGACGCGCATCGACACGGTGTTGGTGGGCGACGGCTGGCCGGTGTTCCTCCGCGGGCGCGCGGCACTGGAGGAGCTGGTGGCCGCGCTGCCCCAGGACACCTGA
- a CDS encoding GNAT family N-acetyltransferase, with translation MAPVTFRIATVADLPTILALLADDAIARSRTGYLAEPTPAVRAAFDEISAASDNELIVGELAGEVIATLQLTYIPGLSRGGMRRALVEAVRVRADLRGQRIGEQLMEDAMARARARGCGLMQLTTDKRRTDAHRFYARLGFEASHEGMKRAL, from the coding sequence ATGGCCCCCGTCACCTTCCGCATCGCCACTGTCGCCGACCTGCCCACCATCCTCGCGCTGCTCGCCGATGACGCCATCGCCCGCTCGCGCACGGGCTACCTCGCCGAGCCCACGCCGGCCGTGCGCGCCGCCTTCGACGAGATTTCCGCCGCCTCGGACAACGAGCTCATCGTGGGCGAGCTGGCAGGCGAGGTCATCGCCACGCTGCAGCTCACGTACATCCCGGGCCTGAGCCGTGGAGGGATGCGGCGCGCGCTGGTCGAGGCGGTGCGTGTGCGCGCGGACCTGCGCGGCCAGCGCATCGGCGAGCAGCTGATGGAGGACGCGATGGCCCGCGCGCGCGCGCGCGGCTGTGGGCTGATGCAGCTCACCACCGACAAGCGCCGCACCGACGCCCACCGCTTCTACGCGCGCCTGGGCTTCGAGGCGAGCCACGAGGGCATGAAGCGCGCGCTCTGA
- a CDS encoding RNA polymerase sigma factor: MNWRPGLRKSGAVTATETQRAIHAVWRIESARLIAGLTRFVRDVGRAEELAQDALVAAMEQWPKSGVPTNPGAWLMATAKHRAIDEIRRNQRLERKHEELGHEMQAWQEQSTPDLDAALDDDVGDDLLRLVFTACHPVLSSEARVALTLRLLGGLTTDEIARAFLVPEPTVAQRIVRAKRTLAEAKVPFEVPRGPELAERLSSVLGVIYLIFNEGYSATAGDDWMRPELCQDALRLGRILAGLTPNEPEVHGLVAMMEIQASRMRARTSPTGEPILLLDQNRALWDQLLIRRGLAALERAEATGGPRGPYVLQAAIAACHARARTPEATDWARIAALYGELVHLMPSPVVELNRAVAISMALGPAEGLKLVDALLPEPSLKSYHLLPSVRGDLLSKLGRFDEARKEFERAASLTRNARERKLLLERAETCAESSRTRH, encoded by the coding sequence TTGAACTGGAGGCCCGGCCTGCGTAAGTCGGGCGCCGTGACGGCCACCGAGACGCAGCGCGCGATTCACGCGGTCTGGAGAATCGAATCGGCCCGGCTCATCGCCGGCCTCACGCGCTTCGTGCGCGACGTCGGCCGCGCCGAGGAGCTGGCGCAGGACGCGCTCGTCGCCGCGATGGAGCAGTGGCCGAAGTCCGGCGTCCCGACGAACCCGGGCGCCTGGCTCATGGCCACCGCGAAGCACCGCGCCATCGACGAAATCCGCCGCAACCAGCGGCTGGAGCGCAAGCACGAGGAGTTGGGCCACGAGATGCAGGCCTGGCAGGAGCAGTCCACGCCGGACCTGGACGCGGCGCTCGACGACGACGTGGGCGACGACTTGCTGCGCCTTGTCTTCACCGCGTGCCACCCGGTGCTCTCGTCCGAGGCGCGCGTCGCCCTCACGCTGCGGCTGCTCGGCGGCCTCACGACGGACGAAATCGCCCGGGCCTTCCTCGTCCCGGAGCCCACCGTCGCCCAGCGCATCGTCCGGGCCAAGCGCACGCTCGCCGAGGCGAAGGTGCCCTTCGAGGTGCCGCGCGGGCCCGAGCTCGCGGAGCGGCTGTCGTCGGTGCTCGGCGTCATCTACCTCATCTTCAACGAGGGCTACTCCGCCACCGCCGGGGATGACTGGATGCGACCGGAGCTGTGCCAGGACGCGCTCCGCCTGGGCCGCATCCTCGCCGGACTCACCCCCAACGAGCCGGAGGTCCACGGCCTCGTCGCGATGATGGAAATCCAGGCGTCGCGGATGCGGGCGCGCACCAGCCCGACGGGCGAGCCCATCCTCCTGCTCGACCAGAACCGGGCCCTCTGGGACCAGCTCCTCATCCGTCGCGGGCTGGCGGCGCTGGAGCGCGCCGAGGCGACGGGCGGCCCCCGGGGCCCGTACGTGTTGCAGGCCGCCATCGCCGCGTGCCACGCGCGGGCGCGGACCCCGGAGGCCACGGACTGGGCGCGCATCGCCGCGCTCTACGGCGAGCTGGTCCACCTCATGCCCTCCCCCGTCGTGGAGTTGAACCGCGCCGTCGCCATCTCCATGGCCCTGGGCCCGGCGGAAGGGCTGAAGCTCGTCGATGCGCTGCTGCCGGAGCCCTCGCTCAAGAGCTACCACCTGCTGCCGAGCGTCCGCGGAGACCTGCTCTCGAAGCTCGGCCGCTTCGATGAGGCCCGGAAGGAGTTCGAGCGCGCCGCCTCGCTCACGCGCAACGCGCGCGAGCGCAAGCTGCTGCTGGAGCGCGCCGAGACGTGCGCCGAGTCCTCCCGGACGCGGCATTAG